A stretch of the Oscillospiraceae bacterium genome encodes the following:
- a CDS encoding iron-only hydrogenase system regulator, with protein MARAAVISAILDHPALVQTEFNTIVSEHHHLLWGRMGIPVNGGALALISLTVVGNMDEINQLTGRLGALPHVSVKTAVSTMEIDAYPVHAAHTREASPPCSPPANTSI; from the coding sequence ATGGCGCGTGCCGCCGTCATCAGCGCGATTTTGGATCATCCGGCTCTGGTACAGACCGAATTCAACACCATTGTGTCTGAGCATCATCACCTGCTGTGGGGCCGTATGGGGATCCCGGTCAACGGAGGTGCGCTGGCGCTCATCTCCCTCACCGTGGTCGGCAATATGGACGAAATCAACCAGCTCACGGGGCGTCTCGGCGCACTGCCCCACGTGTCCGTCAAAACCGCCGTCTCCACCATGGAGATCGACGCGTACCCCGTACACGCCGCACACACCCGCGAGGCATCTCCCCCGTGTTCGCCGCCGGCGAACACAT